One Mycoavidus sp. B2-EB genomic region harbors:
- a CDS encoding ferritin-like domain-containing protein — MHPDEVDLVTLPWRVEDIDFSQINYTAVRGSEELMLLLCASSFIESGSDLYTKNLVDYFGEDAEVSEWLRVHWEHEELQHGRALKAYINHVWPQFDWDRAFANFFAEYSKLCTVDEFEKTHALEMVARCVVETGTATLYRAINECSNEPVLKEITHNIRTDEVRHYKYFFKYFKKYNEIERNSRWAVLRALVRRLLEIRNDDTEIALRHVLAIRYPQQVGDLAYARQMNTRVNKLVRRHLSADMCLKMLLKPLDLPARILPSVHYPLTKLTQHLFFR; from the coding sequence ATACACCCTGATGAAGTTGATCTTGTGACGTTGCCGTGGCGCGTTGAGGATATTGACTTCAGTCAAATTAATTATACCGCTGTGCGAGGCAGTGAAGAGTTGATGCTCTTGTTGTGCGCTTCATCGTTTATTGAAAGCGGCTCTGATTTATATACCAAGAATTTAGTCGATTACTTTGGCGAAGATGCTGAGGTATCCGAGTGGCTTAGGGTGCACTGGGAGCATGAAGAATTGCAGCATGGGCGCGCACTTAAGGCGTATATAAACCATGTTTGGCCGCAATTTGACTGGGATCGTGCATTTGCGAATTTCTTTGCTGAATATTCTAAATTGTGCACCGTAGATGAATTCGAGAAAACCCACGCCCTTGAGATGGTAGCGCGCTGTGTCGTTGAAACTGGCACGGCTACGCTGTATCGAGCGATCAATGAATGCTCAAATGAGCCGGTGCTGAAAGAAATCACCCATAATATCCGCACAGATGAAGTGCGGCACTATAAATACTTCTTCAAATATTTTAAGAAATATAACGAAATTGAGCGAAATAGCCGTTGGGCTGTGTTGCGCGCACTGGTGCGGCGGCTCTTAGAAATTCGTAATGATGATACGGAAATTGCTTTGCGCCATGTGCTGGCGATCCGTTATCCGCAGCAGGTGGGCGACTTAGCTTATGCGCGGCAAATGAATACGCGCGTCAATAAACTAGTACGCCGTCACCTATCCGCGGATATGTGCTTGAAGATGTTGCTTAAGCCGCTTGATTTGCCAGCGCGCATTCTGCCAAGCGTGCATTATCCACTGACCAAGCTCACGCAACATCTATTTTTTCGCTAA
- the proB gene encoding glutamate 5-kinase has protein sequence MQALSKPTSPQPVVVVAKRLVVKVGSSLVTNDGRGLDHGVMRSWAEQIAGLRRLGKEVVLVSSGAIAEGMQRLGWSRRPREIDELQAAAAVGQVGLAQAYESHFNAHQLRSAQILLTHADLAERERYLNARSTLLTLLRLGAVPIINENDTVVTDEIKFGDNDTLGALVTNLIEADALIILTDQRGLYTADPRQGANATFVAVAEAGDPALEVMAGGAGTQLGRGGMLTKILAAKRAAHSGACTVIASGREPEVLTRLAAGEAIGTQLTARTPRMAARKQWMADHLQVRGHVVMDDGACTKLKQEGKSLLPIGILQVQGVFARGEVIACLSPAGQEVARGLTNYSSAEARLIQRRPSSEIEAVLGYMLEPELIHRDNLVLS, from the coding sequence ATGCAGGCCCTCTCTAAGCCTACTTCGCCGCAGCCGGTGGTTGTGGTTGCCAAACGCTTGGTGGTTAAGGTGGGCTCAAGCCTGGTGACCAATGACGGGCGTGGACTCGACCATGGTGTGATGCGGAGCTGGGCTGAGCAAATCGCGGGCTTGCGCAGACTTGGCAAAGAGGTTGTACTGGTGAGTTCAGGCGCGATTGCCGAAGGGATGCAACGGCTTGGTTGGAGCCGCCGTCCGCGTGAGATCGACGAATTGCAGGCTGCTGCGGCGGTCGGCCAAGTCGGGTTGGCGCAAGCGTATGAAAGCCATTTCAACGCGCACCAGTTGCGTAGCGCGCAGATTCTTTTGACGCATGCTGATTTGGCCGAGCGTGAACGTTATTTAAATGCTCGTTCGACTCTGCTGACTCTGCTGCGGCTAGGAGCGGTACCGATTATTAATGAAAACGATACCGTCGTTACCGACGAAATTAAATTCGGCGATAACGATACACTAGGCGCTTTAGTCACCAATCTGATCGAAGCGGATGCGCTGATCATTTTGACGGATCAGCGTGGTCTGTATACCGCCGACCCGCGGCAAGGCGCAAATGCGACTTTCGTTGCGGTTGCAGAGGCGGGTGATCCGGCTCTTGAAGTCATGGCTGGGGGTGCTGGAACGCAGCTTGGCCGTGGTGGCATGCTGACTAAAATACTCGCTGCTAAGCGCGCCGCGCATAGTGGTGCATGCACAGTGATTGCCAGTGGACGCGAACCCGAGGTACTGACCAGGCTTGCAGCGGGTGAAGCTATTGGCACTCAACTGACTGCGCGCACGCCGCGCATGGCTGCGCGTAAACAATGGATGGCGGATCATTTGCAGGTGCGCGGTCATGTGGTGATGGATGATGGCGCATGCACTAAGCTCAAGCAAGAAGGGAAAAGCTTGCTGCCAATCGGTATTTTGCAAGTACAAGGCGTGTTTGCGCGCGGTGAAGTGATTGCGTGTTTAAGTCCAGCGGGCCAAGAAGTGGCGCGTGGACTCACCAATTATAGTAGTGCCGAAGCGCGGCTCATTCAGCGTCGACCCAGTAGCGAAATTGAAGCGGTCTTAGGGTATATGCTGGAGCCTGAGCTGATTCATCGAGACAATCTTGTATTGAGCTAA
- a CDS encoding c-type cytochrome, which produces MESPVALKHIFHRILAALLVSSGGLFNSAYAELSTPQAPDTIAARVQACAICHGNQGEGTDNDYFPRLAGKPADYLYNQLQHFREGRRKYAPMNYLVTYLSDDYLREIAVYYANLHPPYPVPEPSNLPLSQLERGRRIALNGDSARNVPACIACHGAKLTGAEPAIPGLVGLHADYISAQLGAWRSGVRHAAAPDCMHTIAIQLSDADIRAVSTWLALQPAPPDATPAPAGSLKLPLNCGSQPH; this is translated from the coding sequence ATGGAGTCCCCGGTGGCTTTAAAACATATTTTTCACCGCATCTTAGCGGCCTTGCTAGTCAGTAGCGGCGGGTTATTCAATAGCGCATACGCTGAGCTTTCCACGCCCCAAGCCCCAGATACAATTGCTGCGCGCGTACAAGCCTGCGCGATCTGCCACGGCAATCAAGGGGAAGGTACCGACAATGATTACTTCCCTCGGTTAGCCGGCAAACCAGCCGATTACCTATACAATCAATTGCAACATTTTCGTGAGGGACGGCGTAAATATGCGCCGATGAATTACCTCGTAACCTATCTTTCTGACGATTATCTACGAGAAATCGCAGTGTATTACGCCAACCTGCATCCACCTTACCCAGTGCCTGAGCCTTCCAATTTACCGCTGTCACAGCTTGAACGCGGCCGGCGGATTGCCCTGAATGGAGATTCGGCTAGAAACGTACCCGCTTGCATTGCCTGCCATGGCGCAAAACTGACGGGAGCGGAACCCGCCATTCCAGGTCTAGTGGGCTTACATGCTGATTACATCAGTGCCCAGCTTGGCGCATGGCGCTCTGGGGTACGCCATGCGGCTGCGCCCGATTGCATGCATACGATTGCGATCCAACTCTCTGACGCCGATATTCGCGCTGTCTCCACCTGGCTTGCGCTACAACCAGCGCCACCCGATGCCACTCCCGCTCCAGCAGGCTCGCTCAAACTGCCGCTCAACTGCGGCAGCCAGCCTCACTGA
- a CDS encoding DUF6088 family protein — protein MNTTIKTVKLIRQCIERIPLGEPFTPNILLAYGTRAAVDQNLSRLVKAGIIERLTRGVYARLEVSRFVGKVMPEPMKVAETIAKTHGAVVQVHGAEAARKLELTTQAPIQTVFSTSGPSRRIQIGTLEIRLQHVCQRKLALAGRPAGLALAAMWYLGKKEVTLSLIEKIQRKLSSEEFEILKSAASVMPAWMSNVMSQYRKRVVSLYA, from the coding sequence ATGAATACGACTATCAAAACCGTCAAATTGATTCGCCAGTGCATCGAGAGAATACCGCTCGGAGAGCCTTTTACCCCGAACATTCTCTTGGCATACGGTACACGTGCAGCTGTCGATCAAAATCTTTCCAGGCTAGTTAAAGCTGGAATCATCGAACGCCTAACTCGTGGTGTCTATGCGCGCCTTGAAGTGAGCCGCTTTGTAGGCAAAGTAATGCCAGAGCCGATGAAAGTAGCAGAAACGATTGCCAAAACTCATGGCGCTGTGGTCCAAGTTCATGGCGCAGAAGCTGCGCGCAAATTGGAGCTAACTACCCAAGCTCCGATTCAAACGGTATTTTCCACATCCGGTCCGTCCAGGCGGATTCAAATAGGTACGCTAGAAATTCGTTTACAGCATGTTTGTCAGCGCAAGTTGGCTTTGGCAGGCCGGCCAGCTGGATTAGCTCTAGCTGCGATGTGGTATCTCGGCAAGAAAGAAGTTACTCTGTCCTTGATCGAGAAAATCCAACGTAAACTATCAAGCGAAGAATTCGAGATACTCAAATCCGCGGCCAGCGTCATGCCTGCATGGATGAGTAACGTTATGTCTCAATATAGAAAACGCGTAGTAAGTTTATATGCCTAA
- the rpmA gene encoding 50S ribosomal protein L27 — MAHKKAGGSSRNGRDSESKRLGVKVYGGQAINAGGIIVRQRGTRMHPGENVGIGKDHTLFALTDGHVCFTIKGKASKKMVNVVAVAA; from the coding sequence ATGGCACATAAAAAAGCAGGCGGGTCATCACGTAATGGCCGCGACTCAGAATCAAAACGGCTTGGCGTCAAAGTATACGGCGGCCAGGCAATCAATGCAGGCGGCATCATTGTGCGCCAGCGCGGTACGCGTATGCATCCAGGCGAGAATGTTGGCATTGGTAAAGATCACACGCTGTTTGCGTTGACTGATGGCCACGTATGCTTCACGATTAAAGGTAAAGCGAGCAAAAAGATGGTCAACGTGGTTGCCGTAGCTGCTTAA
- a CDS encoding gamma-glutamylcyclotransferase gives MMNQLGNAPATPAYPSLLGEVCPLTHEELEHSLHTSIKQWDRTSDLWLFAYGSLIWKPDLPAAESCNARVYGYHRGLYLWSCLTRGTPQIPGLVLALDRGGSCAGLALRIATDGAMPYLEKLWQREMAMGSYRPVWLSCQLEDGRRVRALTFAMQRNKPTYAGRLPDHMVRTAFEHAQGHCGTTLDYVARTVEALRASGIPDRTLEALLKRCQCKKAEY, from the coding sequence ATGATGAACCAACTAGGCAATGCGCCCGCTACGCCAGCTTACCCATCACTGCTTGGCGAAGTCTGCCCGCTCACCCATGAAGAATTAGAGCATTCGCTACATACTTCGATAAAACAATGGGATCGAACTTCCGACCTCTGGCTTTTCGCCTATGGTTCGCTGATCTGGAAGCCTGATTTGCCCGCTGCTGAATCATGCAATGCCCGCGTTTATGGCTACCATCGGGGCCTATATTTGTGGTCCTGCCTCACTCGCGGCACGCCACAGATCCCTGGCCTCGTGCTAGCGCTTGACCGGGGCGGCTCATGCGCTGGCCTGGCTCTTAGAATCGCTACCGATGGCGCAATGCCTTATTTAGAAAAATTGTGGCAACGCGAAATGGCGATGGGTTCGTACCGTCCCGTTTGGCTCTCTTGCCAACTCGAAGATGGCCGCCGTGTACGCGCCCTCACCTTTGCTATGCAGCGCAATAAACCCACTTATGCTGGACGCCTACCAGATCATATGGTACGTACCGCTTTTGAACATGCCCAGGGCCACTGCGGCACGACGCTTGATTACGTAGCGCGTACGGTTGAGGCACTCCGCGCGAGCGGCATCCCTGACCGGACGTTGGAAGCGCTGCTCAAGCGTTGCCAATGTAAAAAAGCCGAGTACTAG
- the obgE gene encoding GTPase ObgE gives MKFIDEVKIEAFGGDGGNGSASMRREKFIPFGGPDGGDGGRGGSIYAVADRNINTLIDYRYAKKHQGGRGQNGRGADCYGKSGEDITLRMPVGTIITDLNTGETIADLTEHEQRVTLAKGGSGGLGNLHFKSSTNRAPRQKTEGKEGEYRLLRLELKVLADVGLLGMPNAGKSTFIASVSNARPKIADYPFTTLAPNLGVVRVGPSKSFVIADIPGLIEGAAEGAGLGHRFLRHLQRTSVLLHLVDIAPFDEGVDPVAEARAIVNELRKYDAELYAKPRWLVLNKIDMLPDDLRAARIAEFVKRFGWEGPVFGISALNGQGCEALTYAVYDYLAKYGPAGRAAEAAQLALDARFRDGVSSDADDAGPL, from the coding sequence ATGAAATTCATTGATGAAGTAAAGATAGAAGCCTTCGGTGGCGATGGTGGTAATGGCAGCGCATCAATGCGACGCGAGAAATTCATCCCATTTGGCGGGCCAGATGGGGGCGACGGTGGACGCGGTGGCAGTATCTACGCGGTTGCCGACCGTAACATTAATACTTTGATTGATTACCGCTATGCTAAAAAGCATCAGGGGGGCAGAGGTCAAAACGGACGGGGCGCTGATTGTTATGGAAAAAGCGGCGAAGATATTACGCTGCGGATGCCCGTGGGTACGATCATCACGGATCTTAACACCGGTGAAACCATTGCTGATCTGACGGAACATGAACAGCGCGTCACGCTTGCCAAGGGTGGGAGTGGAGGGTTAGGTAACCTCCATTTTAAATCGAGCACGAATCGTGCGCCACGCCAAAAAACCGAGGGCAAGGAAGGCGAATATCGCCTGCTTCGCCTGGAGCTGAAAGTACTGGCGGATGTCGGTCTATTAGGTATGCCGAATGCGGGTAAATCGACTTTTATCGCTTCAGTTTCCAATGCTCGGCCAAAAATAGCGGACTATCCATTTACCACGCTTGCGCCTAATTTAGGCGTGGTGCGGGTTGGCCCTAGTAAAAGTTTTGTGATTGCCGATATTCCAGGTTTGATTGAGGGGGCTGCTGAAGGGGCGGGACTCGGTCATCGTTTTCTGCGGCATTTGCAGCGCACTAGCGTGTTATTGCATTTAGTGGATATAGCGCCGTTTGATGAAGGGGTGGATCCGGTTGCAGAAGCGCGGGCGATTGTGAATGAGCTGCGTAAATACGATGCGGAGCTTTATGCTAAGCCGCGTTGGTTAGTGCTTAACAAAATTGATATGCTGCCAGACGATTTGCGCGCGGCACGGATTGCCGAATTTGTGAAACGTTTTGGCTGGGAAGGGCCGGTATTTGGCATTTCTGCGCTAAATGGGCAGGGTTGTGAAGCACTGACTTACGCCGTTTATGATTATCTTGCAAAGTATGGTCCTGCTGGCCGTGCTGCTGAAGCCGCGCAACTGGCGCTGGATGCGCGTTTTCGGGATGGGGTATCAAGCGATGCCGACGATGCAGGCCCTCTCTAA
- the rplU gene encoding 50S ribosomal protein L21, translating to MCAVIKTGGKQYKVAAGEKLKIEQIPADIGAEVTFDQVLAIGEGESIRFGAPLVSGASVKATVVAQGRHQKVTIFKMRRRKHYQRHAGHRQNYTEVRIDAING from the coding sequence ATGTGCGCGGTCATAAAAACCGGTGGTAAGCAATATAAAGTTGCAGCTGGCGAAAAATTGAAAATAGAACAGATACCGGCAGACATTGGCGCAGAAGTGACTTTCGACCAGGTATTAGCAATTGGCGAAGGCGAATCAATCCGATTCGGCGCGCCGCTGGTGAGTGGAGCTAGCGTCAAGGCTACCGTGGTTGCCCAAGGGCGGCATCAGAAGGTCACCATCTTCAAAATGCGCCGTCGCAAGCATTATCAAAGGCATGCTGGCCATCGGCAGAACTATACTGAAGTGCGCATTGACGCAATTAACGGTTAA
- a CDS encoding HlyC/CorC family transporter, which yields MNDVSPSRKLTGKPRSLLERLTDLISPGPDSRSELLEVLQEAHNRNLIDADSLSMIEGVFQVTDLCARDIMVPRAQIDAINIAHSPETFIPFVLEKEHSRYPVYEGNRDHVIGILLAKDLLRFYAEEDFDVRGMLRPAVFIPESKPLNVLLRDFRVNRNHIAIVVDEYGGIAGLITIEDVLEQIVGDIEDEYDFEEEEDNIIGSPEGRCRVRALTEIAQFNKFFGTQYSDEEVDTIGGLITHRFARVPHRGETVRIDNLIFEVLRSDARQVHMLLVRRTSQTAPSEAEPY from the coding sequence ATGAACGATGTCTCCCCCAGTCGTAAACTCACCGGCAAACCTCGCTCATTGCTTGAGCGTCTAACGGATCTTATTTCTCCTGGACCTGATTCGCGTAGCGAGCTACTCGAAGTCCTCCAAGAGGCGCATAACCGCAATCTAATCGATGCAGACTCGCTTTCAATGATCGAAGGCGTCTTTCAAGTAACTGATTTATGCGCGCGCGATATTATGGTGCCACGCGCACAAATAGACGCGATCAATATTGCGCATAGTCCAGAAACCTTTATCCCCTTCGTGCTTGAAAAAGAGCATTCGCGCTACCCGGTCTATGAAGGCAATCGGGATCACGTAATCGGCATTCTACTAGCGAAAGATTTACTGCGCTTTTATGCCGAAGAGGATTTTGATGTCCGCGGGATGCTGCGCCCGGCGGTTTTTATTCCTGAATCAAAGCCTCTTAATGTGCTACTGCGCGATTTTCGAGTAAACCGCAATCATATTGCAATTGTGGTTGACGAATATGGCGGTATCGCCGGCTTAATCACCATCGAGGATGTGCTCGAACAGATCGTTGGCGATATTGAAGATGAATACGATTTCGAGGAAGAAGAAGATAATATCATTGGCTCACCAGAGGGCCGCTGCCGTGTCCGTGCTCTGACTGAAATTGCGCAATTCAATAAATTCTTTGGCACGCAATATAGTGATGAAGAAGTCGATACGATTGGCGGCTTGATTACCCATCGCTTTGCGCGTGTCCCACATCGTGGCGAAACGGTGCGCATTGATAACCTGATCTTTGAAGTTTTGCGTAGCGACGCGCGCCAGGTTCATATGCTGCTTGTGCGCCGTACATCGCAGACGGCCCCATCCGAGGCTGAACCCTATTAA
- the miaB gene encoding tRNA (N6-isopentenyl adenosine(37)-C2)-methylthiotransferase MiaB: MNKKVYIKTFGCQMNEYDSDKMADVLTTATDLFEHGLVKTTSAEEADIILFNTCSVREKAQEKVFSDLGRARILKEAKPELIIGVGGCVASQEGKAIVARAPYVDLVFGPQTLHRLPSMIEQRRRTGRAQVDISFPEIEKFDHLPPAQVNGPSAFVSIMEGCSKYCSYCVVPYTRGDEVSRPLPDVLTEIAGLAEQGVREVTLLGQNVNAYRGLWQSPLGEPKAASAAEAEHFETADFATLIEYVAEIPGIERIRFTTSHPKEFSQRLIDAYASTPKLVNHLHLPVQHGSDRILAAMKRGYTVLEYKSIVRRLRAIRPNISLSTDFIVGFPGETETDFKQLMALVDEIGYDTSFSFIYSPRPGTPAANLADDTPHEVKLARLQHLQAAIEANAKKISATMVGTTQSILVEGPSRKNPAELCGRTENNRVVNFPAPLHTHHRLIGQSIELVIEDAYTNSLRGKVVTS; the protein is encoded by the coding sequence ATGAATAAGAAAGTCTATATTAAAACTTTCGGCTGCCAGATGAATGAATATGATTCTGACAAAATGGCCGATGTGCTAACAACTGCAACCGACCTTTTCGAGCACGGATTGGTTAAAACAACCTCAGCCGAAGAGGCCGATATTATTTTATTTAATACGTGTTCAGTCCGCGAGAAAGCGCAAGAGAAGGTTTTCTCAGACCTTGGCCGCGCACGCATCCTAAAAGAAGCCAAACCGGAACTTATTATTGGTGTCGGCGGCTGCGTGGCAAGCCAAGAAGGTAAAGCGATTGTAGCCCGCGCGCCTTATGTCGATCTGGTCTTTGGCCCACAGACACTACATCGACTACCCAGTATGATCGAACAACGCCGTCGCACAGGCCGCGCTCAGGTCGATATTTCATTTCCAGAAATCGAAAAATTCGACCATCTGCCACCGGCTCAAGTAAACGGCCCAAGTGCTTTTGTGTCGATTATGGAAGGGTGTAGCAAATATTGTAGCTACTGTGTTGTACCCTATACCCGCGGCGATGAAGTCTCGCGGCCATTGCCTGATGTCTTAACTGAAATCGCTGGCCTGGCTGAACAAGGCGTACGTGAGGTCACCCTGCTAGGCCAAAATGTGAATGCTTATCGGGGGCTTTGGCAAAGCCCCCTGGGCGAGCCTAAAGCAGCCTCCGCAGCGGAAGCCGAGCACTTTGAAACCGCGGATTTTGCTACTTTAATTGAATATGTTGCCGAAATTCCCGGCATTGAGCGCATCCGCTTCACAACGTCCCACCCCAAAGAATTTAGCCAACGCTTAATTGATGCATATGCCAGTACGCCTAAGCTGGTCAATCACTTACATTTACCGGTGCAACACGGCTCTGATCGGATTCTGGCCGCCATGAAGCGCGGCTATACTGTACTTGAATATAAATCCATTGTGCGTCGCTTACGTGCGATTCGCCCTAATATTTCACTTTCGACGGATTTTATCGTCGGCTTTCCAGGCGAAACCGAGACAGATTTTAAGCAATTGATGGCATTGGTTGACGAAATCGGCTATGACACGAGCTTTTCATTTATTTATAGCCCCCGTCCTGGCACCCCAGCCGCCAATCTAGCGGATGACACGCCACATGAAGTTAAGTTGGCACGTCTGCAACACTTACAAGCGGCAATTGAAGCCAATGCCAAAAAGATCAGCGCTACCATGGTCGGCACGACCCAATCCATATTAGTTGAAGGGCCATCGCGCAAAAATCCGGCGGAGCTTTGCGGGCGCACAGAAAATAACCGTGTCGTCAACTTTCCCGCGCCACTTCATACGCATCACCGTTTAATTGGGCAAAGCATTGAGCTAGTCATTGAAGACGCTTATACGAATTCGCTGCGCGGGAAAGTTGTGACATCATGA
- the lnt gene encoding apolipoprotein N-acyltransferase, whose product MAGSCRTLIPMLPAQARATPDWQQPWPLLVAILAGLAHTLSFAPTPYGGWLEIATLTWFYTLIAYRRTLCATLVSACAFGFSHFASGVFWLYISMHVYGGMPAIIALTALILFALYLAAWPTLAAALWYFCSATRSDIMAAPPSIHWRSSLAFASAWALSEWLRGVILTGFPWLASGYAQVAGPFAGYAAVIGVYGVGWLLAFNAALIGQMLIAAFKRGKWVLSAPLIIFVTCITGGSAATKVAWTNPAPHAPLTVRLLQGNVQQEIKFEQQGVDMAIALYQELITAQPADLIITPETGIPVLEQDIPESFAYTIRDFADKTGSAIIFGAAGATLTPTGPVDLTNSLFGVTPRSPILYRYDKHHLVPFGEFIPWGFHWFVALMKIPLGDFARGPAIQQPFFVGAQPLALNICYEDIFGEEIARTLRQTPIPAGILVNATNLAWFGDTIALDQHLQIAQMRALETGRPVLRATNTGATAIIGYDGRVEKKLTTFSIGSLEARVQGRVGVTPYITYGNMPVLVVSLLLLAIFAAQRIKMLYIR is encoded by the coding sequence ATGGCTGGCAGTTGCCGCACGTTAATTCCAATGCTACCAGCTCAAGCACGCGCTACGCCAGATTGGCAACAGCCCTGGCCTCTCCTAGTCGCGATCTTGGCTGGGCTAGCCCATACTTTGTCATTCGCTCCTACCCCATATGGGGGCTGGCTTGAAATCGCCACGCTGACCTGGTTTTATACACTGATTGCCTATAGGCGTACGCTATGCGCCACTTTAGTCAGCGCCTGCGCCTTCGGTTTTAGCCATTTTGCGAGCGGCGTGTTTTGGCTCTATATCAGTATGCACGTTTATGGCGGCATGCCCGCTATCATCGCGCTCACAGCCCTGATTTTATTCGCTTTGTATCTAGCCGCCTGGCCGACCTTAGCGGCGGCCTTATGGTATTTTTGCAGTGCTACACGCTCAGATATAATGGCAGCGCCCCCCTCTATTCACTGGCGCAGTAGCCTAGCGTTTGCCAGCGCATGGGCTCTTAGCGAATGGTTGCGCGGCGTGATACTCACAGGCTTCCCATGGCTAGCCAGCGGTTATGCGCAAGTTGCGGGTCCGTTCGCGGGTTATGCCGCGGTCATCGGCGTTTATGGGGTAGGTTGGCTGCTGGCTTTTAATGCCGCACTCATAGGACAAATGCTCATAGCTGCATTTAAGCGAGGCAAATGGGTTCTGTCTGCGCCTTTGATAATATTTGTCACATGCATAACCGGCGGCAGCGCCGCCACCAAAGTGGCTTGGACAAATCCAGCCCCTCACGCACCTCTTACCGTACGTCTTCTGCAAGGGAATGTACAGCAAGAAATCAAATTTGAGCAGCAAGGCGTTGACATGGCGATTGCACTCTATCAAGAACTTATCACGGCTCAACCGGCTGACTTAATCATCACCCCCGAAACTGGAATCCCTGTCTTAGAGCAAGATATACCCGAATCTTTTGCCTACACGATACGAGATTTTGCTGACAAAACGGGTTCAGCCATTATTTTTGGCGCAGCTGGTGCAACTCTCACGCCCACAGGTCCCGTTGATTTGACCAATAGTTTGTTTGGAGTTACCCCACGCTCACCGATTCTTTACCGCTACGACAAACACCACCTCGTACCATTTGGCGAATTCATTCCGTGGGGCTTTCACTGGTTTGTTGCATTGATGAAGATCCCTCTAGGTGATTTCGCGCGCGGACCCGCCATCCAACAGCCTTTTTTCGTTGGCGCGCAACCGCTAGCGCTCAATATCTGTTACGAAGATATTTTCGGCGAAGAAATTGCCCGCACTTTGCGCCAAACACCAATACCAGCAGGCATCCTCGTCAATGCAACCAACCTCGCCTGGTTTGGTGACACCATTGCGCTTGACCAGCACTTACAAATTGCACAAATGCGCGCACTTGAAACCGGCCGCCCAGTGCTACGCGCAACCAATACCGGGGCAACCGCAATCATTGGCTATGATGGCCGGGTTGAGAAAAAATTAACGACCTTCAGCATTGGCTCACTTGAAGCGCGTGTGCAGGGCAGGGTCGGAGTTACGCCCTATATTACTTATGGGAATATGCCCGTATTGGTTGTTTCGCTTCTGCTACTCGCGATTTTTGCAGCACAACGTATCAAGATGCTGTACATCCGCTGA
- the ybeY gene encoding rRNA maturation RNase YbeY, whose amino-acid sequence MKRAPRLQLTVQFVASNSVSHQALLPRTTLIHWIKTALFADAVLTLRLVDEEEGRMLNRTWRNKDYATNVLTFNYAENLGDPVTADLVLCCPVIEQEASAQKKPLVAHYAHLIVHGVLHAQGYQHDADEEALIMENLETELLNKLGFDNPYC is encoded by the coding sequence ATGAAACGCGCCCCTCGCCTACAACTTACCGTACAATTCGTTGCCAGCAACAGCGTATCGCATCAAGCGCTACTGCCGCGCACCACGCTCATACACTGGATTAAGACCGCACTTTTTGCGGATGCCGTTTTGACGTTACGCTTGGTTGACGAAGAAGAAGGCAGAATGCTAAATCGCACTTGGCGCAACAAAGATTACGCAACGAATGTTTTGACTTTTAATTATGCAGAAAACCTGGGTGACCCAGTCACTGCCGACCTGGTGCTATGCTGTCCAGTCATTGAGCAAGAGGCCAGCGCGCAAAAAAAACCGCTTGTGGCCCATTACGCCCACCTGATTGTGCACGGGGTTTTGCATGCGCAAGGTTATCAACACGACGCTGACGAGGAAGCGTTGATTATGGAAAATCTGGAAACTGAACTACTGAACAAACTTGGCTTTGATAACCCATATTGCTAA